GGATTCGGGCCGTCGCTTCAAAAGCCACGACGGCCTCCTGTCGGCCCTGTTTCTTCACGTCCCCGCCGAGGGGACGACGCGCCGCCTCGGCGGCGACCTCTGGGCCGCCCATCCGGCCTGGCTCCCCGGCGGCGAGGCTTTCCTCTTCGCCGGCTACGAGGCTCCCGCCTCCGGGACCGACCAGCCCCTCCCGGCCCTCTATCGCCAGGTCCTCGGCGACGACAGGGCGACGCTCCTTATCGCCGAAGGAGGGGCCCCGTCGTCGGCCCGATAGGGGAGCGGGCCCGGAACAGCTTGGCCTTGAATCCCGGCGAATAGCTCTTCCCGGCCCTCTTCGTCATGCTTGATCTCCCCCCCGAAAAACTGTCTCGTTTTCTGGGGCCACCATACTTCCGCAGGGCGCCCCTTTCGCGGGTTCATCCCCACGTGCGTGGGGAACACTTCAGACGGAGCCTTCCCCTCCCGGAGATACGCTTCGAACCCTTCGGCGAATTGCTCGCTCGCTTTCCCCGGCCTGGCCCCAATCGGGGAGCTTGAGCCACTCGGAAAGGGACGCCAAATCCCCTTTGGCCCTGTCATTCCCCTGCGCCGAGGAGGCAAGATCGTCCAGAAAGACGTGAGCCGTCTCATGCGCGAACGTCGACCGGTCGGCCTTCTCGAAGAGCTTGATGATCGTTTGTCCTTCCGCAAGATCCGCTTGCCCACGGGTTCCCCCCTAGTAGAAACCTGGATTCTCGCTTCGGATATTGACAAGATCTCTTTGCGTTGGTACTCTCGAGCCAAATCTCCTGATCAGGTGGCCCACGGCTCGCGATTCGCCGACTGCGCTACCCCAACGGGAGATTTTTTCTGTGTCCAGGTAGCGGAGCTGCGGGACAGTGGCTCCGCTGCTGTCTACGTAGTTCCTCAACGACGCGGTTCATCCCCACGTGCGTGGGGAACACCACAGAGTCAGGGGAGAACGTCACACCCCCGACTGGTTCATCCCCACGTGCGTGGGGAACACACCACCAGACGGGCCTTTCGGCCCGTTTCGACCGGTTCATCCCCACGTGAGTGGGGAACACGTCACGGTGATGCTCTTGGCGTCCTGGGCTCCCGGTTCATCCCCACGTGCGTGGGGAACACCTCCGCTGGAGACGGACGCCGTCGAGCTCAAACGGTTCATCCCCACGTGCGTGGGGAACACGGTCGGTCCCTGCCTCCCTCGCGTTGGCGGGTCGGTTCATCCCCACGTGCGTGGGGAACACAGCACAATGCCAGCGAACCATTGGACCAGGTCCGGTTCATCCCCACGTGCGTGGGGAACACCTGCGAGAGGCCCGGCCGGAGATTGTCGAGGCCGGTTCATCCCCACGTGCGTGGGGAACACGCAAAGGGCGGTGTTGTTTCCCGGCCTACGCTCGGTTCATCCCCACGTGCGTGGGGAACACGCATGACCTTCGGCGAAATCAAGAACTACCTACGGTTCATCCCCACGTGCGTGGGGAACACACCGTGGTGCGGGAGTACCGGGGGGACGATAGCGGTTCATCCCCACGTGCGTGGGGAACACCTCGTCGTGGATCTGGGGCGTGACGGCCACCTCGGTTCATCCCCACGTGCGTGGGGAACACGTCTCCTGCCTTCACGCCCCAGTCCTGCATGGCGGTTCATCCCCACGTGCGTGGGGAACACAATGGCTAGAAGCTAATAAAAAAGCAAGCCGAGGTTCATCCCCACGTGCGTGGGGAACACCAGGTCCGCTCCGACGCGGATAGCGCCCTTTCGGGTTCATCCCCACGTGCGTGGGGAACACGGGTTCCGCTCGTATCCGGCGCTGTCTGCATTTGGTTCATCCCCACGTGCGTGGGGAACACGCCGGTGTCAGGTACAACCCAGGCGCGACCAACGGTTCATCCCCACGTGCGTGGGGAACACGGGTGGGAGCGGGTAATCCCGGCCCCAGAGCTCGGTTCATCCCCACGTGCGTGGGGAACACGCCGTCCGGCGCAACGTCGCCCGGGCCCAGGTCGGTTCATCCCCACGTGCGTGGGGAACACCGCACCGTGACGATTTTCGAGGACGCGGACGACAGGTTCATCCCCACGTGCGTGGGGAACACCCTGAATCGGCGTTGAGGGTGAGCCAGGTGTACGGTTCATCCCCACGTGCGTGGGGAACACGTACGTCCAACGTCGACGAGTTAGTGTCTATCCGGTTCATCCCCACGTGCGTGGGGAACACAATCCGGTGGGCACGGCCGGCGGCGTCACGTCCGGTTCATCCCCACGTGCGTGGGGAACACCCGTACGGGGCCGGTCGTCGCGGCGGGGAGCGTGGTTCATCCCCACGTGCGTGGGGAACACGCCGATGAGCAGGAGCATGGCCTGTTTGATCGCGGTTCATCCCCACGTGCGTGGGGAACACTCTGACACCTCGTTCTTCCGCCACTTGGCATTCGGTTCATCCCCACGTGCGTGGGGAACACGCTTTAGAAAGAAGTTGCAAGCTGGCAGAGGACGGTTCATCCCCACGTGCGTGGGGAACACCGTCAACGTCATCAGAGTCGGGGGCGTGACGTTCGGTTCATCCCCACGTGCGTGGGGAACACCTGTTTGGCTAGTAGCCCGCGGGGCAAAGATACGGTTCATCCCCACGTGCGTGGGGAACACCATCCACCCGCTGCGGATGGCGACTTCGTATGCGGTTCATCCCCACGTGCGTGGGGAACACGGGCTAATCGTCGCCCTCAATTTCGTCCTGGTCGGTTCATCCCCACGTGCGTGGGGAACACCTCCCCGCAGGGAGTTTCGGGGCGTAAAAGCCCGGTTCATCCCCACGTGCGTGGGGAACACTAGAGTACAAAAATGGATAAAACCAAAACAGGCGGTTCATCCCCACGTGCGTGGGGAACACTGACAACGAGATCCGTAATCGTAGAGACGAGACGGTTCATCCCCACGTGCGTGGGGAACACTGAGGAACCTCTTAAAGACCGGATGGCTGGATCGGTTCATCCCCACGTGCGTGGGGAACACACAGGCAGGTGATGGGCGCGATAGGGTTCGGGCGGTTCATCCCCACGTGCGTGGGGAACACGATCATGCCGCAGACTTCCTCGTCTTCGGCAACGGTTCATCCCCACGTGCGTGGGGAACACGGTTTGTGCAAACCCAAAACCCCTAATCACACCGGTTCATCCCCACGTGCGTGGGGAACACCCGAGGGCGCGTACGGCGATCGCAGAGATCGCCGGTTCATCCCCACGTGCGTGGGGAACACGCCCTGAAACGGGGACAATTGAAGTTCGAACTCGGTTCATCCCCACGTGCGTGGGGAACACCGCCAATAATGCACGTCCGCGAGTGACCTTATCGGTTCATCCCCACGTGCGTGGGGAACACGGTTTGTGCAAACCCAAAACCCCTAATCACACCGGTTCATCCCCACGTGCGTGGGGAACACTTTCAAGGCGCCCCTTTCGTCATTTATTATTTCGGTTCATCCCCACGTGCGTGGGGAACACTGCTTGGAAATCCACTATCTAGATGGAGATAACGGTTCATCCCCACGTGCGTGGGGAACACGAAAAACCAACCACCATCGTCATCATCATCGTCGGTTCATCCCCACGTGCGTGGGGAACACAGGATTTAGGCGGAGAGGGGCCACGACGGCCCCGGTTCATCCCCACGTGCGTGGGGAACACGCCCATGGGTGCGTGTCCGGGGACGGTCTCCCCGGTTCATCCCCACGTGCGTGGGGAACACTACAGATGTGGCAAGATAGAGTTATGCGCGGACGGTTCATCCCCACGTGCGTGGGGAACACCCGCCTCCCTCCTCTCTGTGGGCCTCGCGGCCCGGTTCATCCCCACGTGCGTGGGGAACACAAATCCTCCAAATCGACGATGAGATCCATAATCGGTTCATCCCCACGTGCGTGGGGAACACTGTTGCAACCGTTCGGGTCGAAGGCAGTCCATCGGTTCATCCCCACGTGCGTGGGGAACACTGTTGCAACCGTTCGGGTCGAAGGCAGTCCATCGGTTCATCCCCACGTGCGTGGGGAACACCTTCCATGCCGTATTCCTCCTGTCAAATGGCATTGGTTCATCCCCACGTGCGTGGGGAACACACGATCGCGTACCAAGAAGCCCTCGCCCACCTCGGTTCATCCCCACGTGCGTGGGGAACACTCTGTGCCAGCTGGATTGCGGCCACGACGTGACGGTTCATCCCCACGTGCGTGGGGAACACCGCTACCGTCGCTTGCTCCGCGCTGCCAGGCGCGGTTCATCCCCACGTGCGTGGGGAACACCGTCGGCGTCCGCTCCGACGAATCTCTTAACCGGGTTCATCCCCACGTGCGTGGGGAACACGTTCTGCGATCGAGGAAGCCGGAGGCCAAGGCCGGTTCATCCCCACGTGCGTGGGGAACACTCTACTACCTCACTCCCGGCGGAGAGATTGCCCGGTTCATCCCCACGTGCGTGGGGAACACGCACAACCAACCAACCCGCACTATACTAATGCCGGTTCATCCCCACGTGCGTGGGGAACACCACGACCGATCCGTTCATGAAGGAAGAAAGAACGGTTCATCCCCACGTGCGTGGGGAACACTCCGGGGACTATCTCCGCACGGCGAGCCTTGACGGTTCATCCCCACGTGCGTGGGGAACACGGCAATCTCGCCGTCGACGACCAGGGCGATTTCGGTTCATCCCCACGTGCGTGGGGAACACGCCCTGGGCGTCGGGAGGCAGCGACTGGAAGACGGTTCATCCCCACGTGCGTGGGGAACACCACGCGATATGAGGAGATGTCGAAAAAGGGCGCGGTTCATCCCCACGTGCGTGGGGAACACGCCCCCCAGTTGGTGGACGACACCACGGAGGTCGGTTCATCCCCACGTGCGTGGGGAACACTGGGAAAGGGAGGACGCGGCAGCCCCGGAGTACGGTTCATCCCCACGTGCGTGGGGAACACTCTCTCTGGATGCCCTTTGGGGCGTCCAGGTGCGGTTCATCCCCACGTGCGTGGGGAACACGTCACTGTCAACCTGATAATGTTGGACATTTTTGGTTCATCCCCACGTGCGTGGGGAACACACGAGTTCATCTCCGCCCTGCGCCATATACACCGGTTCATCCCCACGTGCGTGGGGAACACGGTAGCCAGGGCGCTTGAGGATATCTGTTTATCGGTTCATCCCCACGTGCGTGGGGAACACGGTGGGGGGCGAAGGCTCAGGTACTGGCGGAACGGTTCATCCCCACGTGCGTGGGGAACACCATCTCCGCCTATCCCACGAGTCGCAAGAAGCCGGTTCATCCCCACGTGCGTGGGGAACACAGGCCGCCACTGACGAGACCAAGAAGGGGGAACGGTTCATCCCCACGTGCGTGGGGAACACGGCTCTGGCTGGGCAGATCACGACGCTTGTTTCGGTTCATCCCCACGTGCGTGGGGAACACACCCGATGATCAACAAAAAGGCCATTAAATTACGGTTCATCCCCACGTGCGTGGGGAACACCCCGCCGAGCGCATCCACCTCTATCGTTGTCGCGGTTCATCCCCACGTGCGTGGGGAACACCGTCGTTCAAGGGCTATTTCGACGACCTGGCACGGTTCATCCCCACGTGCGTGGGGAACACGCGATACGGGCGTCCACGTCGGAGAGAGATGCCGGTTCATCCCCACGTGCGTGGGGAACACCGCATCCGTTATCCGTTTGCCGATTTCGGATACGGTTCATCCCCACGTGCGTGGGGAACACGCGCTGGCCGCCCACAGAAACAACGCGACGGACGGTTCATCCCCACGTGCGTGGGGAACACCCAAGGAGGAAACGGGAAGCGGGATCAGGTCGCGGTTCATCCCCACGTGCGTGGGGAACACTCCGCTCGTCGCACACGGGAATCGGCGCGTAGCGGTTCATCCCCACGTGCGTGGGGAACACTCGCCTTTTGTGTGCGTCAGACGGGCGATGAACGGTTCATCCCCACGTGCGTGGGGAACACGAGTGGCGCGAGTACTGGGCCACTCATGAGCGCGGTTCATCCCCACGTGCGTGGGGAACACTCGAACGTTTTCCTGTCCCTGAACTCCTCCCGCGGTTCATCCCCACGTGCGTGGGGAACACTACAGTCTTCCTTACACGAGCAAACGCTGTTTCGGTTCATCCCCACGTGCGTGGGGAACACGTCCGTGTCGCCGACTGCCGGATGATCGAAGCCGGTTCATCCCCACGTGCGTGGGGAACACGTGATGTCGGCCCCGAAGAAATACGTGATTTTCGGTTCATCCCCACGTGCGTGGGGAACACCTATCTCCAGCGAGACGGCAGCAACGTGGTGGAGGTTCATCCCCACGTGCGTGGGGAACACGGACGACCAAGAAGATCATCACGGCAGAGTCTCGGTTCATCCCCACGTGCGTGGGGAACACTATTCCGGCCTCGATCTTCGTCTCATAGTCAACGGTTCATCCCCACGTGCGTGGGGAACACGTCCGAACAGATCGCCAAACGCAAGCAATGATCGGTTCATCCCCACGTGCGTGGGGAACACGGACAATATCGCATGGGGCGAGCGGGTCCAGGCGGTTCATCCCCACGTGCGTGGGGAACACGCCCTCCGCCTGGCCGAGATGGCCGGGCAGAACGGTTCATCCCCACGTGCGTGGGGAACACTTTTTGCGAGCGTCCGCCTGGTTCAGAATGTCCGGTTCATCCCCACGTGCGTGGGGAACACGGAACGACCGGAAGCAACAAAACATATTGCGCCGGTTCATCCCCACGTGCGTGGGGAACACCCGTCGGCGTGTACGCGCTTGGGTTCTGCCAGCGGTTCATCCCCACGTGCGTGGGGAACACCCGCCATCGGCGAAAAGGCCGGAATCGAAGGGCGGTTCATCCCCACGTGCGTGGGGAACACGGCTATTCCTCCCAGCCATGGAATGCCGACACCGGTTCATCCCCACGTGCGTGGGGAACACCTCGACCGCCGAAGCACGATTACGTAGCCATACGGTTCATCCCCACGTGCGTGGGGAACACAGGCGGCTAAGGCTCTGCGGGACGAGGGACGGCGGTTCATCCCCACGTGCGTGGGGAACACGCTAAAAAAGGTGTCGTCAAGCGCTAAAATGACGGTTCATCCCCACGTGCGTGGGGAACACCCTCTTTCCCTGAGTAAAGGGGTATCGTCAACGCGGGTCGTCTGTTTCGGCGGTCGAGGGTTCTTTCGGGGTGTAGCGGCTCAGCAGGAGGCCGCAGCAATCGACAGGTTCCCGACGATTCGTCCCTAAAGAAAGGAACTCGAAACCGCTTTCCGTCGGAGCGCTCCAGACCATGACAACATTGCCTCCCCCCAGCCCGGAAGAGACGTTCTCCCATATGAATTCCCTGATGCGCCTTGAGAAATCGCCCACGTAGACTCCCGTTCGGATCTCCAGAAGCCAGACGGCCAAGCGGCCCCGAAGGCGATCGGGAATGTTCTCAGCAACGATGACCAATGTCGCCAATTCCCTCGTCCTCCATGAAGGCGGGTTCCAGTGCGTCTTCGGGGGCCTCAGGCACGGGGAGCCCCCCGCGGCCAGAATCTCTTCGATGGCCGGTATGACCTTCTTGAGAAGTTTCGTCTGCCGGAAGGCGTCTCGGCAGGCCCTTCGCACGTCACCTTCCGGGTCTTGGGGGCGCTTGGCGGCGATCTGAAAGGCGACGGGAACGACGGACTCGAATTTGAAGATGTCGGCGATGTCGAAGACGAACGATCTCGGTTTGCCGGTGTGGACGAAGCCGATGGCGGGCGAATAGCCCGCCGCCAGGACGGCAGCCTCGCAAACGCCGTAGAGACAGGCTGTGGCCGAGCTGAGACAGCGGTTCGTCTCGTCCGCCGCCGAGGCGTTACGGGGGTCGTAGCGCCGACCGTCCCAACGAACGCCGTAACGCTTGGCCAGCTGCTGGTAGAGGGTTTTGACCCGGGCTCCCTCGATTCCGCGCAGCTGCTCGATGGAATGGTTGGGATTGCAGGGTCGTCCGAAGCGGAGTTCATACATCTTCCGGGCCACTTTCAGGCGGGCGTCGTTCTCCAGGGCCAGAGAGGCCTGATAAAGCAGGCGATCGGACCGGGCTCCTCCGGGCTGGCCCGCGCCGTAGAGGCGGACGCCGGCCTCTCCGACCCACAGCAGCAGGGTCCCGACACGTGCGGCCAAGGCGACGGCGGCATGGGAGATTCGCGATCCGGGTTCGAGCATGATGCAGCAGATCCCTCCGACGGGGATATGGGTACGGATGCCCTTCTCGTCGACGACGACAAAGGTGCCGTCCAGAACGTCGATCAGCCCGCGCTCGACGAAGGCCAGGCTGGCCCGGTCCTTGATGGGGATCGGGGAGAGTTTGGGCAGAGGCTGCCGCTGTATCATGGTCTTCCCAGAAGAAGGAGGCCGCAGCCGAAGGCTTTGGCCGGACCGATCCCCTGCTTCATGAGAAGGAGCAGAGCCTCCGGATCTCGGGGAAAGAGCAGACCTTCGTAGTCGACACTGACGATTTTACCCGGGATTCCCTCTTTCCTGAAGTGCATTTCTTCCCGGTGGCGTATCGTCACCTTTTCCAAAGTGCAGATGCCCCCCATTTTGCGGGTCAGCCAGTCGAAGAGGCTTTCCTCCCCGACGAGAGGGACGCGGCACCGGGCCTGAGAGAGCCGTTTGATCGGGTTGGCCCTCAAAGAGAAGGCGTAGGGAGAAGAGGTGAGGCGGATGTCGAAAGGGCTCGCCCGAAGGAGAGCGTTTCCTTCCGTCTCAAGGGGTTCGCTGTCGGAAAGCATGATGACGGAGAGGGCCTTGCCGTCGCTTTCTGAGCGGAAAAGGAAGGGGCGGCGTTTTACCTCCTCTCCGGGAAAGGCCTTCCAGAGAAGGCGGTGAAGGGCGTAGGGATTTTTGCCCAGAGATGACGGGAACTGCCATTTACTGATGAACATGGCCCGCATCCTCCTCGGCGGCGTAGACGAAAAGGCGTCGGGTCTCGAAATGGCGGCTGCCGGCGACGGGCAGGTCGCGGATGCGCATGACGACCGCATCCCGTGCGGGCTTCTCCTCGCTGTAAACGGTTCCCGAGCCGGGAACGACGGCGCGTAGGGCCTCGTCGAAGGAGGAGGCGAGGAGGTCGGCCTCGAAGAGGGGGCGCCCCAGGGGGCAGCTTCTTCTGCCCAGGTAGGGCGTCAGTTCGGGTCGGCGGAGAGCCTCTCCGAGGCGATCCAGATCATAGGCGGCCTTTTCGCTCTGCGAGAGGGCGAGGGTGAAGGAAGCGTCTTCAAGGTATTCCCGGCGGGTAATTTCCGTTTCCTTGGGATCGCTCTTTACGGTACGAACGTTCTGGACGGTATGGAAATCCACCATCCGCGTCGCCGGGTAGGGAGATTGGTCGCGTCGGACGGCATAGGAGTAGGAGCGGTCCAGGTCTGCGAGGGCCTCCTTTTCGTGGCGTCTCAGGCCGAGGCAGGCACCGAGGAGCCCCGTGACCCCCGATCGGGTGGGGAAGAGTTCCGTCGGCCTGTAGGTCTCGAAGGTATGACCACCCCAGGCCTGGAAGAGCCCCTGGAGCTTGAGGATCAGGTAGCGTGCCACGATCTTACCTGCCGATCCAGTCCAGGAGCTTGGAGAAAGGGGTCATTCGCTCTTCGAGGGCGCTATCGTGGAGGGAGAAAAGAGCACTCTCCTCGTCGAGGCCGTATCCGAGATGAATTTTCTCCCAATACTCGGCCAGTGCGCTTATGGAAGGCTGCATCAGTCCCCCTGTCTTCGTGGCGCGCACGGGTTTCTCGAAGGCGTTATGGAGGGCGATGGGCATAGGGGAGCGGACGGCGAAGACCAGATCGGCCAGGCTGTAGGAGGCGAAGCTCCGTTGCTTGCCCGTGGGCACGACGGTGGCGAAAAGTTCGGCGAAGCCTTTGGCCGTCTCCCGTGCCCTGGCGCTGTCGCCGCCGAGATTTTCCGTCAGAAGTCGCATGTCGATCGAGGCATAGCGGTAGAAGACGCCGGATCCGAACTCCTGGGTATTGAGGTGGCCCGCACCGGCCTCTTCGGCGGCCTCTTCTTTGAGGTCGTCCATGGCGGTGAACCAGTCGATCTCGGCCTCCATGGCGTGGGTCGTGATGGAGTGAGCCATCGAGAGGGCCCCCTCCACGTTTTGAAGAACGCCTGACGCGCACATCCGTCCGGACAGGGCGATATCGATGCAGGAGATGCCCGCGGCGAGATACTCCTTGGAACCTTTTTCAAGAGCCTTTGCCAATCCTTCTAGGCTATTGTTTTTGGGTCCCTTTTTGGTTTTGCCTTTTTTCTTCTTGTCGCTTGCTTCTGCTGCGTCTATTGCTTCTTTCTCGGTTTTTTCGATCAAAGCCATAAAATCCTCATGGCTTATTGCTTCTTCTCTTAGGTATTCCGTGGATATTTTAGCCAATTTTTCCATCTCATCGTCTATCCACGGAGTCACGACCTTGTTGTCCATTTTTGATTCCCTTATTATGTATTCCAGAAGGGTATCTGAATAAGTCTTGAATCTTTCCTGATTTCTGAAATGATCAAAGAGATCCGCGTCTTGCCTGGTTCGAGTGGAAGGAGCCCCAAAGAGCTCTTTGTACCTTTCGCTCATGCGGATGGCTCTTTTCTGGCATTGGCTTGAGACTCGGATCCTTCTCACGCCTCCGAAGTAGGCCGATTTCTGCATATTCATGTCGTCTCGATTCAAACACGAAGAGCTGTGGGAAATGAGGACGTGCAGGTTCAGGAAGTGCCTGTCCATTGAGATGCCCTCCTTAGTCGGTGCCTTTTTTTAATTTCAATGACATGAAATAATCCTTGGCCACGTCTTTCTTTTTTTGTTCGCCCCAATAGAAAAGTGTTTCTCCGAAAAATTGCCAGTTTAGGGTTGGCTTTGTGAATTGAAGCAAACGGCGCAAATGGAGAAGATCTTGGGGAAATTCGGAGCGCAGCAGCTGGAAGAGCCGTTGCTCCGAAACCTTCTTTTCTCCCTGGGCCAGGCGCTGGCCCAGGGAGAAAGCCTCGGGATGATGTCCCGCCCAGGGGAGCATGAAGATGACGCGCTGCCATTGGGGCGTCGGGGCTGTCCCCTCGGGCAGAAGTCGGTAGAAGGCCCCATGGAGGACCAGATCCTGTGGAAGGGACGCTCTTCGAATATCGGCCTTGGGGCCGTTTTTCATCGCCTCGTAGGTGGTTTTCAGTTGAACGAAATCAAATCCTGATTCCATGACGAAGCTCGTCTCCTCTCGGTTGATGACTACTCCTCTTCCTCCAAGGGCTTGCGCAAATCGTTCAGGGCCTTCCCGAGCGTCTTCTGGGTAATGGCGTAAGCCGAGATTCCCTTGGGCTGGTCCAGATAGGGTGCGGCCATTTCCTCGAAGAGGTCGCGGCAGATCCGTTCCAGCTTCTTGGCGAGAGCGAGGCGAAAGGCCTTCTCCTCATCCCATTCGGTTTGCTGCAGGGACCGGTGCATGAGGGCTTCCGTTCCCTGGAAGAAGAGATCTCTTGCTTTGGCTTTAAAGCTTTTTCCGTTTTTCGAGCAGTTCTCCCCGAACCCGTAGAGTTTCTTCTCCAGCGCTTCCCCGTAGGCCAGAGCGAGTCGAACCCGGCCGTGGATGTCGTCGATATGCTCGG
The DNA window shown above is from Aminithiophilus ramosus and carries:
- the cas1e gene encoding type I-E CRISPR-associated endonuclease Cas1e, with amino-acid sequence MIQRQPLPKLSPIPIKDRASLAFVERGLIDVLDGTFVVVDEKGIRTHIPVGGICCIMLEPGSRISHAAVALAARVGTLLLWVGEAGVRLYGAGQPGGARSDRLLYQASLALENDARLKVARKMYELRFGRPCNPNHSIEQLRGIEGARVKTLYQQLAKRYGVRWDGRRYDPRNASAADETNRCLSSATACLYGVCEAAVLAAGYSPAIGFVHTGKPRSFVFDIADIFKFESVVPVAFQIAAKRPQDPEGDVRRACRDAFRQTKLLKKVIPAIEEILAAGGSPCLRPPKTHWNPPSWRTRELATLVIVAENIPDRLRGRLAVWLLEIRTGVYVGDFSRRIREFIWENVSSGLGGGNVVMVWSAPTESGFEFLSLGTNRREPVDCCGLLLSRYTPKEPSTAETDDPR
- the cas6e gene encoding type I-E CRISPR-associated protein Cas6/Cse3/CasE is translated as MFISKWQFPSSLGKNPYALHRLLWKAFPGEEVKRRPFLFRSESDGKALSVIMLSDSEPLETEGNALLRASPFDIRLTSSPYAFSLRANPIKRLSQARCRVPLVGEESLFDWLTRKMGGICTLEKVTIRHREEMHFRKEGIPGKIVSVDYEGLLFPRDPEALLLLMKQGIGPAKAFGCGLLLLGRP
- the cas5e gene encoding type I-E CRISPR-associated protein Cas5/CasD; protein product: MARYLILKLQGLFQAWGGHTFETYRPTELFPTRSGVTGLLGACLGLRRHEKEALADLDRSYSYAVRRDQSPYPATRMVDFHTVQNVRTVKSDPKETEITRREYLEDASFTLALSQSEKAAYDLDRLGEALRRPELTPYLGRRSCPLGRPLFEADLLASSFDEALRAVVPGSGTVYSEEKPARDAVVMRIRDLPVAGSRHFETRRLFVYAAEEDAGHVHQ
- the cas7e gene encoding type I-E CRISPR-associated protein Cas7/Cse4/CasC; its protein translation is MDRHFLNLHVLISHSSSCLNRDDMNMQKSAYFGGVRRIRVSSQCQKRAIRMSERYKELFGAPSTRTRQDADLFDHFRNQERFKTYSDTLLEYIIRESKMDNKVVTPWIDDEMEKLAKISTEYLREEAISHEDFMALIEKTEKEAIDAAEASDKKKKGKTKKGPKNNSLEGLAKALEKGSKEYLAAGISCIDIALSGRMCASGVLQNVEGALSMAHSITTHAMEAEIDWFTAMDDLKEEAAEEAGAGHLNTQEFGSGVFYRYASIDMRLLTENLGGDSARARETAKGFAELFATVVPTGKQRSFASYSLADLVFAVRSPMPIALHNAFEKPVRATKTGGLMQPSISALAEYWEKIHLGYGLDEESALFSLHDSALEERMTPFSKLLDWIGR
- the casB gene encoding type I-E CRISPR-associated protein Cse2/CasB gives rise to the protein MESGFDFVQLKTTYEAMKNGPKADIRRASLPQDLVLHGAFYRLLPEGTAPTPQWQRVIFMLPWAGHHPEAFSLGQRLAQGEKKVSEQRLFQLLRSEFPQDLLHLRRLLQFTKPTLNWQFFGETLFYWGEQKKKDVAKDYFMSLKLKKGTD